Genomic DNA from Bacteroidota bacterium:
GACCTTGGGAAGAAAAAGTTGATATTGCACTTCCATGTGCTACTCAAAATGAATTGAATAAAGAAGATGCTACAAAACTAATAGAAAATGGTTGTATGTGTATTTCAGAAGGAGCAAATATGCCTTGTACACCAGAAGCCATCGAAATTTTTCACGAAAGTAAAATTTTATATGCACCAGGTAAAGCATCTAATGCCGGTGGTGTTGCTACATCAGGTTTAGAAATGTCACAAAACTCAATGAAGCTACATTGGTCAAAAGAAGAAGTTAATGAAAAATTACATCAAATAATGATTAATATTCATGAGCAATGTGTAACTCATGGCAAAGAAGAAGACGGCTATGTAAATTATGAAAAAGGAGCAAATATTGCCGGATTCCTTAAAGTTGCCAACACAATGTTAGACCAAGGAGTAATATAAATATAACGATCCATCCATTTTTCAGCCCTTTGGGAATTTATTTTTCAGAGGGCTATTTTTTTGTAAAATTTTGCGAGGATACTAATGTTGGTATCTCTAACTTTAAATTATAATTTTCCAAGGAAAGCATCTTCAACCTATTTGTAATTTATAACCTTTACTAAATCTGCAAATTACACCCTATACACAATATCACAACAAATATATGGCATATATTTTGATTTAATAATTTAATTATTTTCAGATAGTTAATTTTTAGTTTAAAAACGTTTAAGGTTCGTTTTATAAAGTTCCGATTAGTTCGGAACTTTTTTTTGTTTCATCATAAAAAAACCACCGATTAAATTTTTGTCAAATATAAGAACATTTCTGCTTTGCTCAAAAATGATTTGTTTTTTTGGGTTGATTTTATAAATTGCTTCTTACTGTGATGTTGGAAAAATATATGCCTGTCTTTTCCTTTTATAAATTTCATAATATAAAAATAGAAATTATTTCTTTACATGAAAATTATCTTTATCTACAAATTGTTGATTTTTTTAGACAGTCTGGCGGTGAGTATATGGTTTTGTGGCGGTTCAATGACTACATATTTCTTTGCCAAAACAAATGCCAATTGAGGAATACAATGCTCATTTCCAGCACTTTGCCGCCATAAACTATATACATTGTTAGGCTTTCGTGCTTTATCTTGCAGATAGTTGAACAGATAAGTCCAATGCGTTTGCAATTAATATAAGGTTTGATATCCTAATATCTTCTCCATTCTCAATCCGTGAAATATAAGGACGCTTTTTACCAACTGATTGTGCAAGTTCTTCTTGGCTAATATTCAATTCTTTTCTACGGTTTCTTATAATTTCCCCAAAATAATATGAATATGCTTCTTCCCTGAATTTCTCCCTGCTTTCTGAACCTTTTTCCCCATACCGCTTAGCTAAAAGGTCTTTTGCTTTTATTATTTTCATGATTTTCTATTTTTTAAATATTGTTCTAATAATATTTCTGCTTTCTTTATAGCTTTAATGTAGTCTTTGTTTGACTTTTTCACAAAGCCATTTAAGCAGACAACTTCAGTGCTTTCAGAAAAATTAAGGTGGTCAATGGCAAAAATTATAACCCTGTATTCATTACCTGCTTTTATTCTCAACTCATAAAACTTTGAATTTCTTAATTTCTTTATGAAATTTGTATGAACTACTTTTACATCTTCAATAATCTCAATGAGTTCAAAGAATTTTCTGGACACCCTATCTCCTTGATTGTCAACAAAAGTTAAACATTCTTCGGTAATGTCAATTTCTCTCATGGCACAAATGTAACGAATTAGTTACTTTTATGCAAATATTTTGAGCATTTTTTTGAAAAACATTTGTTTTGGCAACAATTAAATTCAGAAATCAATTCATGTACTGTTCAGGCACTCTGTTTTTTCAAGCAATTTTATTCAAAAGGTTTGTTCTTTTTCTGTCTCTCTGCATGAAGCATAACGGTAGTCTGT
This window encodes:
- a CDS encoding type II toxin-antitoxin system RelE/ParE family toxin gives rise to the protein MREIDITEECLTFVDNQGDRVSRKFFELIEIIEDVKVVHTNFIKKLRNSKFYELRIKAGNEYRVIIFAIDHLNFSESTEVVCLNGFVKKSNKDYIKAIKKAEILLEQYLKNRKS
- a CDS encoding helix-turn-helix transcriptional regulator produces the protein MKIIKAKDLLAKRYGEKGSESREKFREEAYSYYFGEIIRNRRKELNISQEELAQSVGKKRPYISRIENGEDIRISNLILIANALDLSVQLSAR